CAGAAACTATAAGACACGTGTGCTTTAATACCCCACGAAAATAACATAAACATACTTAATAACATCCGAAGTTTGCGCTAACcggcaccttgtgtttggcgcaagATAGCCACAGTTGCTTTTGTGCCAAAAaacccgacacacacacacacacttaaaaATGTTACAAAACTTATCAGGTACATGAAAACGTAAAGCACTAGTGCAAAACCATTTGTTGTCAAAACTACGCAAGGTTACTTTGCTTTCTAAATGTGATACCCATGTCTGGCTGACGCACGTGATCCCTCTTTTCTGTACGTGTTATGCCTGTACCAGCTCGCAAGCCTGGTGTGCTTCTGTAGCACAAAAATCAGAGGGCCCACAAGCTGGCAGAGGCACGCCACAGACATCAATATCAGTTTTGGAATCCGAAGTAACCTTGTTGGAAACGAGTTGGTCATGCACATAGTTTTTGAGACTGATTTTCAAGTAGTCTCTCAGAACTTGATGTACCTGGTGTACACATATAAGTTATTTATATTTTGAAATCTGTGAAATTTTCCATTATGCAAGAGCAACTTACTCTATCTTATACATTACTAAGTTAAATTTTTCTCTCATACTTGTCTGAGCCACCAATGCAGTACATTAGCTTACACAGTACTACCAGGACTTATTACAGAATAGACATATGATTAAAAAATGGCTGAAGGAAATACTTTCCTCCAGCAAAAAACACTTAACCTTTTTCAGCGATATCCCTGGCAGCAACAACAAATATTAATGTTGGTTCTCTTGGCATGGAATGACCAAGTCATGTAATATCAGTGATTTTGTGGTTCTCAATAAAATGAAAATTGGCAATCCAATTTTTTTATCTTTCATTACTGATGTGCTTTCATTCATTAGTGCAAATAAGCATTAGTGCATAAGCAACCCAGGTTCAGAAATAAAAGGGCTTTTTGTAGTATATATCAATGGTACCAAAAGTGCTGCAGGTCATGGGAAGCTGTGCATTTACCATGGTGACAGCAGGAAGAAGGTATGCCTTCTGATAGTTGAAGAAAGCCTGGTCGCTCATGACTTGTACATCCATCAGCTGCATCATCCTGAGAGCACTTGTAGGACTTGAGCCAGAAAAAAGCACTGCGGTTGTCAGGTCAATGTTGCCTCTCGGCTTGTTTCCAACAAGTGGCTGGCTTGACCACGTGTGCACATGTGCGTGTGGACATTCAGTTCTTGCTGTGATGCGTGTACCAGTGTAAACAGGTTCACTGTGCATGAAGGTGACGAACAAGTGCGGCACTGATTCAGAAGCGTGACCAGGCAGGTGCGGTGGACAAGGAAGTAGTCCTTCTGATTAGCATGCATCTCATCTTCGTCACCTCTGAAAAAGAAAGCGCTCACTGTCAGCTTTCACACATATATGCAGTTGAAAATGCACACTGTTTATTCACTTATTAATAAATTGCCTCACTAAAACTGGAGAATGCTGTTTCATTAATCATGCTGCACCAACTCAGCAAGTTTGAGTGcttagacttaaagcatttgagttttttttttcataaagggGAATGGTTCTAAAAAATGGAATTGGTGTCAGAAGTTGCTATTGCAGCTCTTCATCAGTGCATGTCACTAGTTTTGAGCATGGGCATATAAATATGAAGCCTACTAACTCATCAGCAAATGTTGCTTCCAAAGTACAAGTTGAGTTATCTGGCTCATATGTCGTGTCCTGCCTGTCAGCCTTGCAAGCTACTGGCGATGCATCAGGCGAGACGAGAAAGCTGGCCTCCTTTCTACATTCTTGTCGCCGTCGCTTCGTTCCTTCAGCTCTTCGAGCATTGCAATGCCTCTTCACTGGCGTTGATGTCACGGGCTTCCTCCTCCTATAAACCTGCGTTCCCTTTTCCTTGGTTTTCTTCATTGTTAAGTTAACTTGAATTCCTGCAATAAAAGTCATGTAAAACGCTAATCAACATACCATCATAAGTGAGAATAATTCTCAATATTATTGTAAATGAAAATGAGACTACCCGTGATCATAATGAACATTCCTTAAATGTAGGCACCAACGCCAAATAAAAATCAGTTTTCGAGCAACGCATAACAGCTATGAAATACACTTCATTAACCTGAGCATTTAGAATGATGTGTCATGTTTTACTACTTTTGCAATACTTCTCTTGTCAGCCAAAAAATACCGAATTTAGTGAGTTAATACTAGTGTTGGTGTGCAAGTAATAAcaaggagaaataaaaaaaaaggtatctCCGCTAACGTAGCCGGATAAGCCCAGTTCGTAAAGTGTGAGAATTAATTATTACAAGTGCACTCAACAATGCTCGTGCCGTGTAGACAAACTTGCACAGATTTCGTGTTTCCAATGCTACTGGAACTTATTTCGGCAGTGCTCGACGAGAGGCTTGCATGTGTCCCCGCGTCACGAGTCGCCTAGAAATAACAAACAACTTGTGAAGCGGCACGCCAGGCGCGTCCCATGTGTGCAGTGACTTCTGTCAGTGCAGTTTAGGAGCGCGAGGGTCAGTAATAGCCAGTTTTCGCTCATTTTGCGTACCTCCGCGCCGCATTCGTTGGGGAATTCGATTGTCGAATCGCTGGTTTGCCATTCGGTACGTTCGGCCTGAAAATAAAAGCAATATGATGTCATGGCTGTATGTATTCACACACTTATAATTGTTGCTTCGTGAAAACCAAATGCCGCACTCACCGACCCGTCATCGTCTTGCAGCTGTTCTCGCACTTCGGTGAACGCAGGAAAGACCGACGGAACAGCGCTACGCGAAAGCATTGCTCTGTAAGGCACTGCACACGATTTCAGCAGATAAGCATTAAATTCGTAATCCTCTGGGCGAAAGTGCAGCGAGCATACTACGTAATTTTTCGGCCTTTTGCCAGCCCGCTGTAGTAGAGGTACGGCACTTAACCACTCCGAACGTAGAGGTTCACTCTTTGGCACACAGTGATAAGTCACGTTGGATTCGCCGCTGccgctgctcttggtcaagtggcgcggaccgttcgggcatcccgcgacatcacatggacgtggcattctctgctgctagcaaattcaagtgcgagtttagcgagccagcaacaccagcgcagcacaacgcgatatcggaactactgaaactaCTACGCGAttacggaactactgaaactcgaaagcgcgcgcggTGCAGAGGCgggcgaaaacgaaaccttttgaccgctcgcgtcgttatcaagtgtaacgccaaaaaggtatttcTTTCTAAAAATCTtctagaagtagacaagtagcattttctccCGTCTTATAGTCCAACGAAACAACCTTTttaatacgagtggttgagtactagtgacatatttattttgaggagtgccttcgtcatcgggtaagtaccggaatgtccctggggcgTCACTTATCGTGTCatacatttacctcaatttctcgattactaaagctctgttcgcgattatattgacgtcTTAGAcattctagagcattgctctatcactttatcttgactttttatttcactttagtgtccctttaaacactTCACGAAGTTTACTCACATTTTCAGTAAAGTAAGAGTTTACTGTTCTCGGATTAATGTCACAATTCCTTACAGCCATGCGGTTTCTCTCCAGATGCTGTGAAGGCCGTGGAGAAAGAGCGTGTCATAAGGTATACCGTCTTGCCATGTAGTTAAGTACCGAATACCATGAGGTGTTAACGGTAATTGTTTTTTAATAGTTCTTTGCATAATGTCCCAGAAGAAGACCGCACTCCAACAATCTAGAAACACGTGTTCTATAGATTCTGGTTTCTTCAAAGTAAACAGTACCCCTTGGTAAATACTCCCCTTTTTCTTCTAGCCATGTTTTTACAGGCAAGGTATTAGTATGTAGTTTAAAAAAATAACGTTTTCACTCCCCCTGGAACCATCATTCGTTTCACACGTTttagccagtggcgcaccgaatggggggggggggggttgtaacccccttCCTGAGGCCGACTTCAcgccccccttttgtttaaccccttacCTTTCCTAaatttccttgcgcatttgagtactgcaactaagatgtaagacgcgcaatcgtatgcacactcgcaaaaagcgcattttttgacaatttaccatgaagaaattgaaattagtgctgtttagacgatattggcaaactgtcaaccccgcCCTGGCAGAGATCTCGGGTGCGCTACTGGTTTTAGCACATCGTTCCCTTGGCCTTCACGGTAGAATAATCGATACAATGGTTCTGGGAACATAATGTCTATTAAATCAGCGCTTATCCGCTTACGTGTTACAGTAGCCAAATATTCAGTAGAAAAGTTGTGGTTTAAAAATGTTAATGCCACGACCACTTCACGTAGAAATTTACTCGTTGCGTAACACCCACCCTCCCTCATCAAGACAACAAAGTTAGGTAAACCATTGCTCAATCGGACTTGAATAACCGTTCGCAAGAAAGGATTTGTCGTGTCTCGCAAGAACAAGAATCTAGAAACCAGTTGCTTTAAGAATAAGTTTGGTAATGGTAAGCCTCCCTGACCTAACTTGCGAAACAAGTTGTTTCTGCTTGTTCTTTAATATTTTGACTGCCACACAAACACAGCGAATGCTCGATTAAAATTCTTAAAATTGAATCGGGAACAGCTCAGGACTTGCATGAGATACCACAGCTTGCTCACTAAGAAGATTCTGCAAATTGCAGCACGTGCAAATATTGAGAGGTCACGCCCGGCCCACTTGTCAGTTTCAGCTTTCAATTCCTGCACCTTTCCATTCCACAAACCTTTGGTGTCTCGATGAGTGCGCTTCGAAGGCCTGCATTCgtgcgaaccacatgattgcgttccagcgccctcggtgaaagaaaccacctagaaagacggtgcgcgcgagcggcgcagcgtggcgccagcaaTAGAAATACgcgaacgggcgcgcacgtgtgcgcccggccgttttctttttctttttctaaacttTGGCTGTCGTGACAGACATCGATtgaaaaaatcggaaaggaatcaaataaccccgcaggcaTTTCCTGCTTGTTCACCCTAAGGGgcaaagcagcgaaaggctattgaccattttcgcggagcagtttgtttgagagaaacgagatggcgctcacggcggcgcgccattagggtgcctcgatgccagcgccgccgttcagggtggtgccatcctttgaccatggaggaaggaaaaaaaagctgCCTTTGatcgcccccgcgccgccgctttctcgctgcgacgccatcttgaatcacagcgagcggttgcgattgcttggtgccggtgcttagttcgagacacagtgcgcgcggatgcttcgctgacgcttctacttgctggacagtgttcagccgcatgaatgacaagcttgtcaagtgcaccGAGTctacatgacgggctgttgtgttcccaagtgtaCCGGATCGAcacgtaaagggcttcgttgtttatgcttcccccgggacccagagtgaaggaagagatgggaagcccaagtaaagcggtatcactggaaggcaacggatagctcctacatttgcgaggtaagtgtcaagaaagtttagactatcgcaccgtgtttttcatttaaataaattattctctgatcctcgctcacgaaataagcactgcaccgatgctgtctgagtagcctatggtttgcgagcgcgcgtcgcataggcttttgccgttttgatcggcgcagtctatgcgagtagtacccttattttaaggactgacgaaaatgcttcgctgcgaaatagtcttacattagctgcaaatcgtcatgtaaaccacctattttactttttcacgggaagtacacatcgtgtgtctcttgtttcttttttttccctcagtttcttttttcgctactggttatttgggactaaagaacgcagtgcttcttctggggagagcggctgttgtgtacgtggcaagcgaagcattgtgattttctctgatttctcagcagatatcttgcggatctcaggttgttacgttatatagctgattttttagacgtcagtgatatagctgattttttagacgtcACTGacatcagtgatgtcacacggcttgcgcaccggagccaccggagccggcacctctcgcgcactccgccgccgccgcgcgcgactcaccgccgccggtctgcgcattccagaggagtgacgtcgtagccgtggtagacgcactggcgccggcgctcgctcgcggtgcagtcgccgtctggagccgctgcgcttctgactggcgtttgccagtgtggtatagccatggagaaggagagcgcaaatgctgctcaacagcgcagaagaacggagaagcttgactcatcggatcccgaagtagttgcctggcaattagcggttgagcgtaggagacaaccaggaaagctaagaataatcagctgaacctttgctaacgctacgtatatcctggcatagccgagctaagccactgcaactatttttgtctttgaaaactagcagagcgtgctctccattttgtgtctacgatgcgttaaccaaggaccgttgctgaccctcggagtacgcggcgtcgcttctttgactcggaaagcggatcctgcctcgtcgatacggacaaaaaaagtgagtaccgcacgaaagtgccttatttctgggaattgttacccccaaatgccctttgtatgggcatgccaCGTTTGCGCGATGCGTTCGAagagtatactgtgagcttgccgctgtcttgaattaaacgttgatacatgttgGTCACAGATCAAATAATGCTTGCGAATATCCATTTGTGAATAACTTTCATGACGCGTTTCCGTGTTTTCCTCGATGATCCTggcaacgtgcgagatatagcgctgcactgacaaatttaattccttattatattgcagtcatccatg
The Dermacentor silvarum isolate Dsil-2018 unplaced genomic scaffold, BIME_Dsil_1.4 Seq3465, whole genome shotgun sequence DNA segment above includes these coding regions:
- the LOC125941807 gene encoding uncharacterized protein LOC125941807 yields the protein MKKTKEKGTQVYRRRKPVTSTPVKRHCNARRAEGTKRRRQECRKEASFLVSPDASPVACKADRQDTTYEPDNSTCTLEATFADEGDEDEMHANQKDYFLVHRTCLVTLLNQCRTCSSPSCTVNLFTLVHASQQELNVHTHMCTRGQASHLLETSREATLT